In Streptomyces sp. NBC_00341, the DNA window CGATGGTCGACGCCCGCCTCCCCAGCGGGGAGCGCGTCAACGTGATCATCCCGCCGCTCTCCCTGACCGGCGCGACGCTCACCATCCGGCGGTTCCCCCGGTCCTTCACCCTCCCGGAGATGATCGGCTTCGGCTCGCTCGACGAGCAGATGCTGCTGCTGCTCTCGGGGCTCGTCCAGGCCAAGCTGAACATCATCGTCTCCGGCGCCACCGGCACCGGGAAGACCACCCTCCTCAACGCGCTCTCCGGGCTCATCCCGAACAACGAGCGCATCGTCACCATCGAGGACTCCGCCGAACTCCAGCTCCAGCAGAACCACGTCATCCGGCTGGAGGCCCGGCCCGCGAACGTCGAGGGCAAGGGCCAGGTCACCATCCGCGACCTGGTCCGCAACTCCCTGCGCATGCGCCCCGACCGCATCATCGTCGGTGAGGTCCGCGGCGGCGAGTCGCTCGACATGCTCCAGGCGATGTCCACCGGCCACGACGGCTCCCTCGCCACCGTGCACGCCAACAGCGCGGAGGACGCACTGATGCGGCTGCAGACCCTGGCCTCGATGTCGGAGATCAAGATCCCCTTCGAGGCGCTGCACGACCAGATCAACAGCGCCGTGGACGTGATCGTCCAGCTCACCCGGCACGCCGACGGCACCCGGAAGGTCACCGAGATCGCCGTGCTCGACTCGCACGGCCGGGACCACTACCGGATCGTCAGCGTGGCCCGCTTCAACGCCCGGCCCATGGGCGCCGACGGCCGGGTCCACGGCCACTTCCAGTACCTCCCGCTGCCCCGGAAGGCCGCCGAACGCCTCTACATGGCCGGCCAGCCCATCCCGCAGGCCTTCGGGGTCGCCACGTCCGAAGAACAGCTCGCCACCCGA includes these proteins:
- a CDS encoding CpaF family protein produces the protein MSLRARITAPEERGGGREDGHMVASYRAKLLEEIDLAEMSSLAAADRRARLERVLGHIISREGPVLSTVERSQLIRRVVDEALGLGILEPLLEDASITEIMVNGPDQIFVERSGKVEQLPMRFGSHEQLMQTIERIVSTVNRRVDESNPMVDARLPSGERVNVIIPPLSLTGATLTIRRFPRSFTLPEMIGFGSLDEQMLLLLSGLVQAKLNIIVSGATGTGKTTLLNALSGLIPNNERIVTIEDSAELQLQQNHVIRLEARPANVEGKGQVTIRDLVRNSLRMRPDRIIVGEVRGGESLDMLQAMSTGHDGSLATVHANSAEDALMRLQTLASMSEIKIPFEALHDQINSAVDVIVQLTRHADGTRKVTEIAVLDSHGRDHYRIVSVARFNARPMGADGRVHGHFQYLPLPRKAAERLYMAGQPIPQAFGVATSEEQLATREAK